From the Plasmodium malariae genome assembly, chromosome: 2 genome, one window contains:
- the PmUG01_02011200 gene encoding uncharacterized protein translates to MHKCLRKYLREYVLACVHTFLRSYVHTFIRSYVLTFIRSYVHTHMCDHLLTCPVMPFQCSFEEFRGNNKVNLEKIVRLSNKRLLRTSNDDQMMYSTNNHPESSTQGIRENNMNTSNEHGNNTWRMAYEDGLRYTNERRFGYIGNCSSNLVHNGSYLDNMVQPNSLTNLKILLNNNIRDNFTYYLVSFFIGLILTKIADSEVLVLISAAIGGVYLQKKYLNKENVDSAFI, encoded by the coding sequence ATGCATAAGTGCTTGCGTAAGTACTTACGTGAATACGTACTTGCATGCGTACATACGTTCTTACGTTCTTACGTTCATACGTTCATACGTTCATACGTTCTTACGTTCATACGTTCATACGTTCATACTCACATGTGTGATCACTTGCTTACCTGCCCCGTTATGCCTTTTCAGTGCTCCTTCGAAGAATTCCGGGGTAACAACAAAGTTAACttagaaaaaattgtacGCTTGAGCAATAAAAGATTATTACGTACAAGTAATGATGATCAAATGATGTATAGCACGAATAACCACCCGGAATCAAGTACACAAGGTATCAgggaaaataatatgaatacatCCAACGAACATGGAAATAATACTTGGCGGATGGCATACGAAGATGGATTAAGATATACAAATGAAAGAAGGTTTGGGTATATTGGTAATTGTAGTAGTAATTTGGTACATAATGGTTCTTACCTTGATAATATGGTACAACCTAATAGTCTAaccaatttaaaaattttgttaaataataatattagggataattttacttattatcTTGTGTCCTTTTTTATAGGATTAATACTTACGAAAATTGCAGATTCAGAAGTGTTAGTTTTAATTTCTGCAGCTATAGGTGGTGTATatttacagaaaaaatatttgaataaagAGAATGTTGATTCGGCTTTTATATAA